A genomic region of Acidobacteriota bacterium contains the following coding sequences:
- a CDS encoding MBL fold metallo-hydrolase — translation MVKVSVLASSSSGNSTLVATERTRLLIDAGLSRKETFERLAAAGTAPESLTAILITHEHSDHIAGLHTIAKKLDIPIYVSRLTAPAIFGEDTPWAEQTYAPKLEMFAAGSSFTVGDIDVTSFTIPHDAADPVGFSFQAEGIKVAIATDLGYMPDSIRFHLRGCDLLLLESNHDLNMLKVGSYPWALKQRIMGRNGHLSNDVACSFIREDLDSRTSTLILGHLSAQNNHPVLVRQAAVEALGMRSTKLVVAEPAQPTETFHY, via the coding sequence CTGGTCAAAGTTTCCGTTCTCGCATCGTCCAGTTCAGGTAACTCCACGCTGGTTGCCACCGAGCGCACGCGGCTGTTGATCGACGCCGGCCTTTCGCGCAAGGAAACGTTTGAGCGGCTCGCCGCGGCCGGCACGGCGCCCGAATCCCTCACCGCCATCCTGATCACCCACGAGCACAGCGACCACATCGCCGGGCTGCACACCATCGCCAAGAAACTGGATATCCCGATTTACGTGTCACGGCTCACCGCGCCCGCTATCTTTGGCGAAGACACGCCGTGGGCCGAGCAAACCTACGCGCCGAAACTGGAAATGTTCGCGGCCGGCTCCAGCTTCACCGTGGGCGACATCGACGTGACCAGCTTCACGATTCCCCATGATGCGGCGGACCCCGTGGGGTTCTCGTTCCAAGCCGAAGGGATCAAGGTGGCGATCGCCACCGATCTGGGCTACATGCCGGATTCCATCCGCTTCCATCTGCGCGGCTGCGACCTGCTGCTGCTGGAATCCAACCACGACCTGAACATGCTGAAGGTCGGTTCCTACCCGTGGGCGCTGAAGCAGCGCATCATGGGCCGCAACGGGCATCTATCCAATGACGTCGCCTGCTCTTTTATTCGTGAAGACCTGGATTCCCGCACCTCGACTCTGATCCTGGGCCACTTGAGCGCGCAGAATAATCATCCGGTTCTGGTCCGCCAGGCGGCGGTCGAAGCGCTCGGAATGAGGTCCACCAAGCTGGTGGTGGCCGAGCCCGCGCAACCCACGGAAACCTTCCACTATTGA